Sequence from the Hoplias malabaricus isolate fHopMal1 chromosome 10, fHopMal1.hap1, whole genome shotgun sequence genome:
CTATTTTTCCAAAGGTTTTCACTGAGAAAACAAAACCTGATAAGAGAGTTATGGTGTGTAATCTGCTTCATGGGATGATGTACCAATCAGAGATGAGGGTGAGGTATCTCAACAGCCCCTGGAGCGAGTGGAGTCGTCCCATTAATGCCACCACACTCATGAAGGGTACTTACAATACTTTCATGACTGTTACAGTTTGAGTCAATAAATTATATGGTAAATGAGTAGTTCATTCTGATAAAAATGTGTGGAAGCATAAAGTTGGATAAGCTGGTGGTTCTAGTGTGAGGTTGTTGAAGTGGGCAAATAATGCttacatattttacatataaaactgaatttaacctaaacagaaaaaaaaattagaatacaCCAtgctaaacacacaaataataataataataaaacatgaatttaaaaaaattgccaTTGCCACAAGTTAGTGATTGTTATGGTCATACTAGCATTTGTTTTGGACCGCAAACATGAAAACGTAATTCTGATTGGTCAACACAGAATATGACTGGCTCCAGTAAATTTTTCATCACAGTGAAAAATTGCATCACTGTCCATCAAATCAGAATTAATGTGAAAGACAGGTTTAATATATCTAAGTTTTTATTGATGAATATCAGACTAGGCTTTATACCAGACTTTAACCAGAGCAGAAAGCCTGAAACACTTTTGCAGTGGAACTACCTTCTTTGTAGCAAGTGGTGCTTAAAGCTGGGAATTATACCAATCAATCACATGCCCCTGGCAGCTGGGTGTAATTTAAAGTCAAAGCCATTCCCATCTTTGTGACATAGCAGAACTAGTGCTTGACGTATAGACTAGCCAATGCAATCTTCTCCAAAACTCTTCAAAAGAATAAGGAAAAAACAACAAGGGATAGCAGCAGGTCGCCATCTGCTGAAGATGAGTCTAGCCTTGCTCTCCTCTGAAGCCAATTTATTCATCTTTTTCATTTCAGTCTTTGAGGTATTTCAGCTCAAAGTATAGATATTTTTTGTACAGTGCATTTGCTTAGCAACTGCTTGCGGTAATCAAATACCAATAGCTGTCTTTCAATTGGCTACAAATCAATATATATTAGTCATAGCTTCCTCCCCAAGATTGCCCATATGATTTGTGCATTCATAAACCTTATTCTTGCTGTGGCcttatcaaattcaaatgtattTCTCTAACTATAATTTATTTAGAGTGCAGCATAAGAAGTGATGAGAACAGCTAGAGCTACAGTGTCTCTAAAAGCTTCACTTAATCACCAGCACTGCTTGACAAATGCTAAAAGCCTTGATGTAGTGATGTGTGCTGAATCGACCGGTCTCTTTTTTCCAGCTCCTACTGGCCAACTGGTCACATGGTTGAAGATACTAGAGCACTCAAAGAACAGGCCAAACAGAGCAGAGTTGTTCTGGAAGGTGAGAAGTCAACAAATACAACACCTCACAGCTGTGTGTTTAAGAGACTGGTTAAATCCTAAGGGTCTGTATGTGGGTCTTTACTTCAATTGTTCATTATTAAAACTTGTTGGATACTGAATAATGTATGGTATGGTAAAATGCAGAGTTTTAAGAACGGCCATGTGAAAATATGCCCCGGTATATGTATTGGTCGTTTAACCAACTTGTGTACTGTAACTAAGAAACAGAATTTGGCAATGCTCTGTCAGACATTCACTGATGTGTtcaactctttctctctttcagccATCTTCTCAGTTCCGTGCCAACAGCATGAATGTGTCTTACATTGTCACACTGGTTGGATTACACATCAAGAGGACTGTGTGTGAAACTTACCAGCCGAGCTGCTCTTTCCACATACTTCAAGATACCAGAAAGATCCACCTGACAGCCGTGAACAAAGCAGGGAAATCTAACGTTACTGTGGTGGCCATGTACAGACATACAGGTCACTATAGTGTCTATACATGCATTGCTTTTAATAGTTATGCAATTTATTTATATCTGATTTGCACTTATATTCCAAAAATGGGCCAGAACTTTTCAATATCAAGTTATTAGAATTATTGTGTAAACAGATGAAGTATCTTAGAACTGCCATTCcattgatttatttaaatgctTAAGCCTTTTaagcatgttttaaaaaaagagtCAATATTGTTCTGCTGAGCAttactgctgctggagtttaatgTAAGACAAAATATTCTCAATAGGATTTAAATCTAGACTCTTATTACACAGCAACATTGCAATAATTGGAAGCAAGTCATTCTGAAATgttctgtttaatatttgtgGTTAAAACTATTTAAACCTTATTGCCTTGGCTTTTTAGGCTTGGTCCACTTTTGCACATGAGtgtagataataataataataataataataataataataataataataaacaaccaAAGATTTACCAGTACATCTGTGTTTTGTAGGACGGGATTCTGTCCCTTACCTAAAAGTTCTTTCAAACTCTGAAGAGTCTGTGTTGACAACTTGGTCAAGCCCAAAATCCTCAGATGTTACCTCCTATGTATTAGAGTGGAAAGCCCTGCCTGTCACCATCCCTACTACAGTCTCATTTGAAATCGTGGACAATAATACTTTTAGCTTGGAAATAACAGGTACATTTTCAATTCAGCAGAAAATACCTATCTgggtattttaattaaattgttATTAATCAAGATTTCCTGCAATTGACTTTAACTGCAATTTTTAGGTCTTAAACCATACAAGCCCTATGAAATCTCAATATATCCTAAGTATAAGGATGGAATTGGCCGGCCCTGGAACGTCATGGCATATACAAGAGAGAAAGGTCAGTCCTGGTCAAATATGATGAAAATGTACAGTACAATGATCTGGATAATGATACAATACTTCCCTCTAGTGGATCTAGTTTTCCTGGTTTGCAATATATGTATATCAACAATGCATTTTTACTGTTAATATAATCCTAATAGTAATACTGctaataatgatttaaaaaagaacaattttgtaaaacaataactgtacaaaaactgtaaaaaaaacggTTGTAAAAATGGTTCTCTATTATTTTAGCCCCCTCTGCCTCTCCAAAGCTGGAGTTTGGAGAGATCAGACCTTCATATGTTAAGCTACTCTGGGAAAAAATCCCAATAGAGGAGAGGAATGGAATCATTACTAGCTATAAGATTTTCTACTGGGatgacaaagacaaagacaatATAAGAGGTAAATAAACCTCAAACCTATTTACTGTTTTATACTTATTATAATTTTCATTAACTACAGTCCATATCATACAATCCTAGATGTTGAAGAAACAGAGAACCATGCACTTCTGAAAAACCTCCATCCTTCTTCCAGCTATAACATCTTCCTTATGACTAGCACAGCAGGAGGGAGTGTGAATGGGTCTATTGTCACAGTGAACACCCCATCTATTGGTAACTAATGACTGCTGACTATTTTCTTCAGGGTATACAACCACTGTAAGATGGCAtgctttttaattatttgtaaatcCTTGTTTTTCAGATGCTTTTGAAATTGTTTTGATTGTCATCCCAGCCTGTGTTGGGCTGgcacttttttttcttggaatGTTTACCTGTTTCGGCAGTAATAAATGGTAAGCTCCTTAAATGTATTTCGATAGACATGCTCCATAAATCGAGAACCATTGAGGAGTACAATGTTGTTTTTCTATCTCAGCCTGAAGAAATGCTTGTGGCCAATGATTCCTGACCCAGCTAACAGCAGTATTAAAAAGTGGACAGTAGCTGATTCACCGCAGGTATATCCAATTTATTTTGATTGTAGATCACTAAAGCTATcacttacattttttaaacatttattttaaaccagAGAAAGCAAAACTATTTTTGCTGAACCACtattatttgaatattataccacagttagttccgACCCTGCAATTTGATTAGTTAACAGACGTTCAGGAGTGCCAGTACacgataatggcactctgaccgaagctcttcaggtatcactccgcaaaatacatgtaacctagcaacgacaCCAGTGCTGACAAGACAGAATTGTACCTGGACATTTTCAAGCAACGGGGAACAGGTTCATTTTccttattttgaacagagtgaAGAGTTATCTCGTTGATTTCGTTCACCAGCTCAGCAGCAGGGCTTTGGAGCGATACTCTAAAATactcacttttaacttaaacagagagaacttggcATCGTTTGGTGTATGATAAATATCATTACGATCTGAATCCACTGTAAGCAATtgttaaaccatgacattttattgacttgatgTGTTTATCTCTGCTTCTGTCCTGATGTAGACAAGTTTATCATCGCACAAGTTAAAAATCCCGAGTTCGTTGAAAATAGCAAAATGGAATATGTGACGGAATGGAACTATTTTGCcttgcaaaaacaaacaaaattcaacgtcttctttatcttaaaacctaataataaacagCGATAACAAGCTGTGTTATAATCGCAATAATACACTCGAGGTTTGTGTTATAATGCAAGTTACTGACACTGGTGTGCTGCAGTCGTTGGCACTCGGCCGTCGACCGCAACACACTAGTGCCAAGATTTCACGTTATAGCACTCCATCCGGTGTATTATTTCATAATCATGTAGTGTCTATCATATAGGACAATTTCCAAATATTTGGCTGAATGTTTGAAGACTACTTTTAAAATGAGTGATAGCAGATATTTAAATGTGCACTGATTTTGTGACACTCAACTTGTAGAATCtctagaaataaaaaaagagaaacaaacaaacgaaaagAAATGACATGCTGTGTATGAGGTTAGGATCAGCTTTCCCAATGCCAAATCTGGGCTAGAGGGGTCTATGTAAAAGGGATCTTTGTTGTCTGAAGTAACTGAATACAAGTTAACACCTTTAAGACGAGCTGGATGTGTGATGTATAACTAATCATCACAGCAGTGTTATCCACACTAATGCAGTAGTGTCTGAATTCCATCAAACCCTCAAGGATTTTCTAACATTTGTCTAAATCCAAAGGTATACATAATAAACTTTATGCCAAAAATTTCCTCTGCAGGACATGCCCCCACTTAAAGAAGTCAAGGACCCTGCACTGGTCTATCTTTCCCACTTCAGTCTTCTGAGCTTGTCTGAGAAGGAGCTGTGGAAGGGAAAAACCACTGACTATCTCCACTGCAAGAAGTGGTcctttgatgatgatgatgatgatgaaagtaCTAATGAAGACCATTCAGACTCATCCCGTGATTCAGGAATCTATAACTCAGGGTCTCAGAGTGAGTCTGTGCCATATGCCACTGTTGTATTTGCCAATCCATATCGCACCCAACCTGCACCTCTACCAGCCTCCCAGTGCTCAGAGTCCACACATCTACCAACCTACCAGCGCTCTGGCTCCACCCACCTACCAGCCTACCAGCGCTCAGAGTCCACACAACCCCTCCTTGGTGAGGAAGAACCTTCCAGTCCTCGTCTATTCGAGAAAATGCCAACCCAAGAAGAACTCACTGAAGCAGACCATTTTACCACATTTCAGGAGCATTCCAAAAGCAACGAAGGGTCTCTTTGGAAGGATTTCCCTATGCTCCAAGCCTTGGAAATCAGAAGCATTAACAAGTAGTCCTGAACTTAAAAAATGCATGCAATCAACAGCAATCTGTGATCTTCTGTTTCATACTGTGCCGTTAAAAAGCCAGACAGCTCTAAAGCAGAATGTTGATTTTTCTCATGTCTCTCAAAGACAAATGCTTTTAACACTGCTTATTTGTCTGTGATCTCTACCAGGTCTTGCATTGTTGTTATGATTTATGAGTGTCTGTatgattcattattattttaactcTAGTTTCGCAAACTTTTTTGCTTTCCCCCCTTATTTTTGAATTACTTTTCCCTTTTGTTTGTAAGTGGATTATCTTATCTATCTTATCATATATAATCTGctcagaaatatctcctgaaGATGAATAGCTTTCAACTTTAACaggaaattaaattaatgaaagaTGGTACTGCAACTTATGTGATAATAATATGAATCTGGATATCTAAGGAAATACATTAATATCTAAGACACTCAATATCTAATTCGAATA
This genomic interval carries:
- the csf3r gene encoding granulocyte colony-stimulating factor receptor — its product is MLYFKTMALCWISVHAVLWSIIGSFTANVRASPCADVQAPSTVVRIGSPVTASCYIKDNCSLTKGQDFQVEWPYKANLNYSNQYSQDKRLHKILISNFTNQTAMLECAICKHGHCNVVGGVQVIAAHSPLAPQNLTCQLNLTELSMWCTWNPGQLTSSIPTNYTLHTEIRESSQRFEYVPAPGKPYYRVPREGFSFFDKLQVHVKAVNTLGHATSEQWVREPMETAKLDAPELQNFGEQKYGCLSYLWHLSKPQNWIVKEFNTEIRLKPLNDFLGKEQVFTEKTKPDKRVMVCNLLHGMMYQSEMRVRYLNSPWSEWSRPINATTLMKAPTGQLVTWLKILEHSKNRPNRAELFWKPSSQFRANSMNVSYIVTLVGLHIKRTVCETYQPSCSFHILQDTRKIHLTAVNKAGKSNVTVVAMYRHTGRDSVPYLKVLSNSEESVLTTWSSPKSSDVTSYVLEWKALPVTIPTTVSFEIVDNNTFSLEITGLKPYKPYEISIYPKYKDGIGRPWNVMAYTREKAPSASPKLEFGEIRPSYVKLLWEKIPIEERNGIITSYKIFYWDDKDKDNIRDVEETENHALLKNLHPSSSYNIFLMTSTAGGSVNGSIVTVNTPSIDAFEIVLIVIPACVGLALFFLGMFTCFGSNKCLKKCLWPMIPDPANSSIKKWTVADSPQDMPPLKEVKDPALVYLSHFSLLSLSEKELWKGKTTDYLHCKKWSFDDDDDDESTNEDHSDSSRDSGIYNSGSQSESVPYATVVFANPYRTQPAPLPASQCSESTHLPTYQRSGSTHLPAYQRSESTQPLLGEEEPSSPRLFEKMPTQEELTEADHFTTFQEHSKSNEGSLWKDFPMLQALEIRSINK